The following proteins come from a genomic window of Theileria equi strain WA chromosome 2 map unlocalized gcontig_1105316255037, whole genome shotgun sequence:
- a CDS encoding hypothetical protein (encoded by transcript BEWA_043850A), which produces MTAPSCSAHHSSTPEGGVIYLGGHKDGLTSDPHTLMVSKSAMVNDEVFTIHLDSQITTGFEWMCLDVYPKGSYPIKSGNYHDALRDVLTKEHKENRSENGCKNHHISVSKFHTLKGSASSGILVSGAPERSAATLVIEKDVPLGSYVILLGYGSTFRNTDFPSFKEIHITVVE; this is translated from the exons ATGACGGCACCTTCATGTTCAGCTCATCATTCATCAACGCCGGA AGGCGGTGTGATTTACTTGGGTGGACATAAGGATGGATTGACCTCTGATCCGCATACTCTAATGGTGAGCAAATCCGCAATGGTAAATGATGAGGTATTTACGATACATTTGGATAGCCAAATAACTACTGGATTTGAATGGATGTGCCTTGATGTATATCCAAAGGGTTCATATCCTATCAAGAGTGGAAATTATCATGATGCTCTAAGAGATGTTTTAACCAAGGAACACAAGGAAAACCGATCAGAGAATGGATGCAAAAACCATCACATAAGTGTTAGCAAGTTCCATACCCTTAAAG GCTCTGCTAGCTCGGGTATTCTCGTATCTGGCGCCCCTGAGCGTTCCGCCGCTACACTCGTAATCGAGAAGGACGTTCCCCTCGGTTCTTACGTTATTCTTTTGGGCTACGGTTCCACATTCAGAAACACCGATTTCCCATCATTCAAGGAAATACACATTACTGTAGTAGAATAG
- a CDS encoding nucleosome assembly protein, putative (encoded by transcript BEWA_043860A), translated as MKRSLEESTNLEVEGAEAHDSADKNPLLSHISEFDEVQKKLLQLDEECANEQMELQRKYDQKKQPFFKKRQEIIEKVPGFWCKALTHHPALSYLTSADLPILEHLKGIDLQDNLDNNGSYKLTLEFSEKAKEYMSPLVLVKHVEFDINKETVKECTKITWKPGKSPIEEALKARNNDRCIDWSIFEWFTEEEWVDRPDVGEIIRREIWHAPLAYYMDTVAMDYFDDEYNIVDDEEL; from the exons atgaAGAGAAGCTTGGAAGAGTCCACTAATTTAGAAGTGGAAGGAGCTGAAGCTCATGATTCCGCTGATAAAAATCCTTTACTTTCGCATATTTCGGAGTTTGATGAAG TTCAGAAGAAATTGCTTCAATTAGACGAAGAGTGTGCAAATGAACAGATGGAGTTACAAAGAAAGTATGACCAAAAGAAGCAACCATTCTTTAAGAAACGTCAA GAAATAATTGAAAAAGTTCCGGGATTTTGGTGTAAAGCCTTGACACACCATCCAGCACTTAGCTATCTTACTTCCGCCGATTTGCCGATTCTTGAGCACCTAAAGGGGATAGATTTACAAGACAACCTAGATAACAACGGATCATATAAATTAACACTAGAATTTTCCGAAAAGGCGAAGGAATACATGAGCCCCCTAGTTTTGGTAAAACATGTGGAATTCGATATAAACAAAGAGACAGTAAAAGAATGTACAAAAATAACATGGAAACCCGGAAAAAGTCCAATAGAAGAAGCTTTAAAGGCTAGAAACAATGACAGATGTATTGACTGGTCAATTTTTGAATGGTTCacagaggaagaatgggTAGATCGTCCAGATGTCGGCGAGATAATACGCAGGGAGATTTGGCACGCCCCTCTAGCGTACTATATGGATACTGTCGCCATGGATTATTTTGATGACGAATACAATATTGttgatgatgaagagcTCTAA
- a CDS encoding hypothetical protein (encoded by transcript BEWA_043870A) produces MLSGFLRRYDRINGLEVVFLRKISHVSESVIHSLLNGIKVANSRTEFDDLVRNVKLLSEYKYEDQNEARFSQGSASLETSKHPSSSRPGLPIKRDSDDEIQVSGDNEVIVLYSISNLVRKKNDSQELWIFLSDYTIKVLENWNFGHVYTLLEMLIGFKSRNDLVNKRIDLILHTLLNRVNSIIEEHYSSGSAEIINVHNSPLYGKSSTINKNVGKLLTTKQIISYKALWKLWSRLSFCKHLDSKITKHLMLTFMDSNKDEIDKFDLMAVVRTLDILFSDQKLLSKVEERLMLKFIKRFLKIYSYTKWNDDNNLHIKNNNIDIHQIRRSLSFLAQATHVFPTNLITLFTSNYCNHGFKNFLNVAHSVIIKFRNAYLNVSANLDNSESRLGQNDYQKDVKNALYYNNSKLFIKMFGNVIILMKYLDYVHIVNYSAVEKSYYIFKNEIAKLSMIFLQTMKFSDLMIKQSMCIYYLLVTAICDHFSKADSAIPLALIECALKVTSEMGASALVCTNSLESLRLLSHIDRIVSLRIRTYIPALNEVDSLCLKKMEELTKAFSLQYSYFLSTSLDNPSYRILYVTLMNKYGFFSPEIGYSFLKALDGNFENLSSHEIGMLCDLFLRIHFLIYRDNSEILELVKINIRSLVDMVSDKKIKLKTRNLTSLMLCMHTYGILPKCDTIKSIVLQRINHLNFNNLVKILPISNYFCINEHVVSALLGLGNEIEDLTPLVSLLESRNTDILKILGDLENIKIVDEDYFWGLYVSKKRNQQIFCRYFRGRSLDCTPVISLDDATKLLKFYIDTNADKSIPLYSKLQLLV; encoded by the coding sequence ATGTTGAGTGGTTTTTTACGAAGATATGACAGGATAAATGGATTAGAAGTAGTTTTTTTGAGGAAAATTTCTCACGTTTCTGAAAGTGTTATCCATTCTTTAttaaatggtataaaagTAGCGAATTCTAGGACTGAATTTGACGATTTAGTAAGAAATGTAAAGTTACTATCTGAATACAAATATGAAGATCAAAATGAGGCAAGATTTAGCCAAGGATCCGCCTCTTTAGAAACATCGAAACAcccttcttcctcaagGCCAGGGCTTCCGATTAAGAGGGATTCCGACGATGAGATTCAAGTTAGTGGAGATAACGAGGTTATAGTTTTATATTCTATATCGAACCTGGTACGTAAGAAGAATGATAGTCAGGAATTATGGATCTTCCTCTCGGACTATACCATAAAAGTACTAGAGAATTGGAATTTTGGTCACGTGTACACTTTGTTGGAGATGTTGATAGGGTTTAAATCGAGAAATGATCTAGTaaataaaaggatagaTTTAATTCTACACACGTTGTTGAATAGAGTAAATTCCATCATAGAGGAACATTACTCCTCCGGTTCCGCGGAGATTATTAATGTTCATAATTCCCCTCTTTATGGAAAATCATCTActataaacaaaaatgttgGGAAATTACTGACTACTAAGCAAATTATTAGCTATAAAGCCCTCTGGAAGTTATGGTCCAGATTGTCATTTTGCAAGCATTTGGACTCTAAAATTACAAAGCATCTCATGCTAACATTTATGGATAGtaacaaggatgaaatagACAAGTTTGATCTGATGGCAGTTGTAAGAACACTGGATATTTTATTCAGCGATCAAAAATTGTTGAGCAAGGTAGAAGAAAGATTGATGctcaaatttataaaacgctttttaaaaatatactcataCACAAAGTGGAATGATGATAACAATCTTCATATTAAGAATAACAATATTGATATCCATCAAATAAGAAGGTCCCTTTCCTTCCTTGCACAGGCTACACACGTGTTTCCTACAAATTTAATCACGCTCTTTACTTCAAATTACTGTAATCATGGCttcaaaaattttttgaatGTAGCTCATTCCGTAATAATCAAGTTTAGAAATGCTTATTTGAATGTTAGTGCCAACCTTGATAATTCCGAGTCCCGTTTAGGTCAAAATGACTACCAAAAAGATGTTAAAAATGCATTGTATTATAACAATAGcaaactctttatcaaaATGTTTGGTAATGTAataattttgatgaaatatTTGGATTATGTTCACATTGTTAACTATTCAGCAGTTGAAAAATCgtattatattttcaagaatgAGATCGCCAAACTATCAATGATCTTCCTTCAAACCATGAAATTTAGCGATCTGATGATAAAGCAGAGCATGTGCATATATTATTTGCTTGTGACAGCCATTTGTGACCATTTTTCAAAGGCGGATAGTGCAATTCCACTCGCATTAATTGAATGCGCACTTAAAGTCACAAGCGAAATGGGTGCATCTGCGCTTGTTTGTACCAACTCACTTGAATCTCTACGATTATTATCCCATATTGACAGAATAGTCTCCCTGAGAATTCGAACATATATTCCAGCATTGAATGAAGTTGACTCGTTATGTCTAaaaaaaatggaagaacTTACAAAAGCCTTTTCCTTGCAATATTCATACTTTTTATCCACCAGTTTGGATAATCCATCTTATCGTATCCTATACGTTACGCTGATGAATAAGTATGGTTTTTTTTCTCCAGAAATTGGGTATTCGTTTTTGAAGGCATTAGACGggaattttgaaaatttatCTAGCCATGAGATTGGAATGCTTTGTGATCTATTTTTAAGAATCCATTTTCTAATTTATAGAGACAATTCTGAAATCTTAGAATTAGTAAAAATTAACATAAGATCTCTGGTGGATATGGTAAGTGATAAAAAGATCAAACTTAAAACTAGGAACCTAACTTCTTTAATGCTGTGCATGCATACATATGGAATACTTCCAAAATGTGATACAATAAAGTCCATCGTACTTCAAAGGATAAATCATCTGAATTTCAACAATCTTGTTAAAATCCTACCAATCTCAAATtatttttgtataaatGAGCACGTCGTTAGCGCACTACTAGGTTTAGGAAACGAAATTGAAGATCTAACTCCACTTGTTTCTCTTCTGGAGAGTAGAAACACTGATATTCTGAAGATACTAGGGGATTTAGAGAATATTAAAATAGTTGATGAAGATTATTTCTGGGGATTGTATGTGTCAAAAAAGAGAAATCAGCAGATTTTTTGCAGATACTTCAGGGGTAGATCTCTAGATTGTACCCCAGTGATATCTTTAGATGATGCTACTAAGCTACTAAAGTTTTATATAGATACCAATGCAGATAAGAGTATTCCACTGTACTCAAAACTTCAATTGTTAGTATAA
- a CDS encoding conserved hypothetical protein (encoded by transcript BEWA_043880A) — translation MLSRSNVLSYEKGVAGTQNPGSLEAKLIPYGKNYILPTNKGLKAIDWHLCTITCGTYLSQGLLINILFLIIANISQMLQNQLEIDTSNLLHGKFSGILTVSIGSFLSYRISELIFQYVMKRYNNDSSLKRLYEVIVPNKACLYCVQLPVNIVNRLTSFLQSENKLKQEAVENIVDSENTRVKSEKLQSTKRQLLKREIAVISAYSLATFLLLGGNEITHPGAYAMPKLSLEANGYKYATKAQKRTIQKVGKTYGCHTCGYISQIERYIADHQPPSGVVKQRLKGKYISFLLKHNLVPLSLVKPKQHFYPQCIKCSQIQSRIVRKRQFVTHSLIPRTQAQENNTLLDSKSIPTMSYYIFRYQVCISKHTHFSS, via the exons ATGTTATCACGTTCCAATGTTCTGAGCTACGAAAAGGGTGTGGCCGGAACCCAGAATCCAGGATCCCTGGAGGCGAAACTCATACCTTATGGCAAAAACTATATATTGCCTACAAATAAGGGTCTAAAGGCTATAGATTGGCATTTGTGTACCATAACGTGTG GAACGTATTTATCGCAAGGTTTACTCATTAACATCCTATTCCTGATAATAGCAAACATCTCACAGATGCTACAAAACCAATTAGAAATTGACACTTCAAATCTTCTGCACGGAAAATTCTCTGGAATATTGACAGTGTCAATTGGAAGTTTTCTATCTTATAGAATCTCTGAGTTAATTTTCCAATATGTTATGAAACGCTACAACAATGATTCTTCATTAAAAAGATTATATGAAGTCATTGTCCCTAATAAGGCTTGTTTATATTGTGTACAATTACCTGTCAATATTGTAAACCGTTTAACATCTTTCCTCCAAAGTGAAAACAAGCTAAAACAAGAAGCTGTAGAGAACATAGTTGACTCGGAAAATACAAGGGTAAAGTCAGAAAAACTACAATCTACCAAAAGACAACTCTTAAAGAGAGAAATTGCCGTAATATCTGCATACAGTTTGGCAACATTTCTACTCCTGGGCGGAAA TGAAATAACTCACCCTGGCGCATATGCTATGCCAAAATTATCTCTGGAGGCAAACGGATACAAATATGCAACAAAGGCCCAGAAGAGAACCATCCAGAAAGTCGGGAAAACGTATGGTTGTCATACATGCGGATACATTTCACAGATTGAGCGTTATATTGCTGATCATCAACCGCCGTCTGGAGTGGTAAAACAACGTCTCAAAGGGAAATACATTTCATTCCTGTTGAAGCACAATCTTGTGCCTCTAAGTTTGGTGAAACCTAAGCAGCACTTCTATCCTCAATGTATAAAATGCTCTCAAATTCAATCACGCATTGTTCGGAAGAGACAGTTTGTTACACATTCACTGATACCTCGTACCCAGGCACAAGAGAATAACACACTATTGGACTCTAAGAGCATACCAACTATGTCCTACTACATTTTTCGCTACCAGGTTTGTATATCTAAGCACACACATTTTTCTTCATAG
- a CDS encoding signal peptide containing protein (encoded by transcript BEWA_043890A), translated as MYIALIFVFSITFIEGTIIDDTCYTESAKRLLEKTSQGSDPEFHKSLEEFRDSPFRVVLKYCLGPKGDVSSHKFVECVTSHNSCTVPWYSTVNWEFCLCNTVHCIVSNCLQYWLETGNLTNIDCFSHCLPKSYKCIAKQTGSLKSEY; from the exons ATGTATATCGCACTCATCTTTGTGTTTAGTATAACATTTATAGAAGGAACTATCATAGATGACACTTGTTATACTGAAAGTGCAAAGAGGTTGCTAGAAAAAACATCGCAGGGCTCGGATCCAGAGTTTCATAAGAGTTTGGAGGAATTCAGAGACTCACCATTCAGGGtagttttaaaatattGTCTAGGACCAAAAGGCGATGTTTCGAGTCACAAATTTGTTGAGTGTGTAACTTCACACAATTCCTGTACTGTGCCATGGTATAGTACAGTTAATTGGGAGTTCTGTCTATGCAATACAGTACACTGTATCGTCTCAAATTGCTTGCAATACTGGCTAGAAACGGGAAATCTGACCAACATTGAT TGCTTTTCACACTGCCTCCCCAAATCATACAAGTGTATTGCTAAACAAACAGGCTCATTGAAGTCagaatattaa
- a CDS encoding protein kinase domain containing protein (encoded by transcript BEWA_043900A): MKMEKNTQLRGKSEPSPRRSSASSRDSSGLKATPGMFVKFTKSSFKENYKAVKLLGKGSFGEVLLCIHRATGNQYAIKVISKNSLKKKGDHESLLREVNVLKDLDHPNIMKIFEFFEDEKYYYFVTELYSGGELFDEIVSRKRFSEYDAARITKQILSGITYMHRQNIVHRDLKPENLILESRVPNSNIRIIDFGLSTYYSDESKLKDKIGTAYYIAPEVLKGIYDQKCDIWSIGVILYILLSGFPPFNGASEAEIIKKVQAGKYSFEMSLWQKVSESAKDLIRRMLSYNPAKRISAAEALEHHWITFMTRDQQVDLPSLELSIDNMRNFHYSQKFSQAAMLYIGSKLLTRDESKSLTAIFNSMDKNGDGQLDRSELIEGYIEYLRIKGQAFETMDRSSVEEQVDLILQEIDFDNNGYIDYSEFLTVAMDRRTLFSKERLEKAFKLFDVDNSGTISCSELSRIFGITDLGTEQWQQLLKEVDTNNDGVIDFKEFKAMLTKYA; the protein is encoded by the exons GCTAGCTCCAGAGATTCCAGTGGTTTGAAGGCGACTCCTGGGATGTTTGTCAAGTTTACAAAGTCTTCCTTTAAGGAAAACTATAAAGCAGTGAAGCTTTTGGGTAAAGGATCCTTTGGTGAAGTTTTGCTTTGTATTCATCGCGCTACTGGAAATCAGTATGCCATCAAAGTGATTAGCAAGAACTCATTGAAAAAGAAAGGAGACCACGAATCATTGCTAAGGGAAGTAAATGTACTAAAGGATTTGGATCATCCTAAtattatgaaaattttCGAGTTTTTTGAGGACGAAAAATACTATTATTTTGTAACTGAGCTCTACAGCGGTGGAGAGCTGTTTGACGAAATTGTCAGCAGGAAACGATTTAGTGAATATGATGCCGCTAGAATTACGAAACAGATTTTGAGTGGAATTACATACATGCATCGTCAGAATATTGTTCACCGTGACTTGAAACCCGAAAACCTTATTCTTGAGTCTAGAGTTCCAAATTCGAATATACGCATTATTGATTTTGGACTTTCAACATACTATTCAGATGAATCTAAACTAAAGGATAAGATCGGTACAGCATATTACATTGCTCCAGAGGTCCTAAAGGGAATCTATGATCAAAAATGTGATATATGGTCTATTGGTGTAATATTGTACATTCTTTTATCTG GATTTCCTCCATTTAATGGCGCATCAGAAGCTGAAATCATTAAAAAGGTTCAGGCGGGAAAATATTCTTTTGAGATGTCACTCTGGCAAAAGGTTTCAGAGTCCGCCAAAGATCTTATACGTCGTATGCTTTCTTACAATCCAGCAAAACGTATTTCTGCCGCTGAG GCTTTGGAACACCATTGGATTACATTCATGACCCGTGATCAACAAGTTGACTTACCAAGCTTAGAATTGTCTATTGACAATATGCGTAACTTTCATTACTCTCAAAAATTTTCCCAAGCTGCCATGCTTTACATTGGATCAAAACTTCTTACTCGTGACGAGAGTAAATCACTAACTGCAATATTCAACTCCATGGACAAGAATGGTGATGGGCAATTGGATCGTTCCGAGCTTATTGAAGGCTATATTGAATACTTGAGG ATTAAGGGACAAGCATTTGAAACTATGGACCGTTCAAGTGTTGAGGAGCAAGTCGACTTGATCTTGCAAGAAATTGACTTTGACAATAACGGCTACATTGATTATAGcg aatttttAACTGTTGCCATGGACCGTCGAACACTTTTCTCCAAGGAGCGTCTCGAAAAGGCCTTTAAATTATTTGACGTTGACAATTCGGGAACAATTTCTTGTAGCGAGCTTTCTAGAATCTTTGGTATCACAGATTTAGGAACTGAGCAATGGCAGCAACTTCTCAAGGAAGTAGACACAAACAATGATGGTGTGattgattttaaagaatttAAGGCAATGCTTACAAAGTATGCCtaa